Below is a window of Etheostoma spectabile isolate EspeVRDwgs_2016 unplaced genomic scaffold, UIUC_Espe_1.0 scaffold00004778, whole genome shotgun sequence DNA.
ACAACATGGAAGCTCCTGTCAGGCACTCAGGGGGCTAAGATGAGGCACATGGTCACTACAGCACAGGGCCCAGAAGGGAATAGGCAGTAACCAGCTACTGGTGGATAGAGCAGTCACAAGAGACTGCAAGACCAGGCAGACCAATCTGTGCACCGCCTGGATTGACTACAAGAAAGCCTACGACTCAATGCCCACATACATGGATACTGGAATGCTTGGAGATGTACAAGGTCAACAGGACACTAATGGCCCTCATCAAGAACTCAACAAGTCTGGAAGCCAACTCAAAGCCAACTGCACAAGTCACCATCAAGTGCGGCATATACCAAGGCAATGCactatattattaataataatacattttatttaacagcacCTTTCTAAGCACTCAATTACAGAttataaaagacagatacagggaaaaGTGTAAgcagttataacaaaacaaaaacaaaacaagctataGCTCCAGCTGATTCCAGGTGGAACATCagaggtctctgtccagaagagtgcagtcctaggaacagctaagatactgcgcagaaccctcaaactcccagGTCTCTGGTAGAGGACCCGAGCTTGAGGATGACACAGAGGGGGATTTGtcttttatatgtatatatacatcgCTGAAATCAATGGTTCATAAGCAAAGGAAGATTTAACACCTGTAACCTTTTTGAAATAGTCATATAATCCTGCTGCCTCTCTGCTCATCTGTATCAGTTTTTTAATGATAAGCTTTCTTCAAAGCAGATTTCAGATTCATCTCTTTATTCTTATTTTGTTGCACAAAACGTTTTATGTCTACTTGTCATTGTTTGGTTTACATAGTGATAGCAAAAATGGAGGTTGTCTCTACGGTGTTGCATTGCCGTGGGAACGGTCACCTGTGCTCTCACGGACATGTTGAAACCATGATCTCGGACATCCCGCTCTGCAGCATCGCCTCGAGAAAACGACGGGAGCTCCCTTTAAACTGAGTCTGAAACACAGAGGACACTTCACAACAGGACACTTCACACACAGGACACTTCACACACAGGACACTTCACACCACAGGACACTTCACACACAGGACACTTCACACACAGGACACTTCACACAGAGGACACTTCACACACAGGACACTTCACACAAGGACACTTCCCACACAGGACACTTCACACAGAGGACACTTCACACACAGGACACTTCACACACAGGACAACCACACACAGGACACTTCAAGGCCAGGCAGCTTTattagagcacatttcagcaccagggcaattcaaagtgctttacacaaaatcagttaaataaaacacaagtacaaacagttaaaaattctaagcatataaaacacatgaatagacagttaaaaacaaaatagacacataaaacacaagaataaagttacagtgcagcataagaaattaattgtttcagaacacatctactgttcccccgctggggaaattatgtcactCAGTTCGGTCcctgacagaaagaaaatatcaataatattttacttttagctttttatctggcccctgcaGCAGATTTTCAtgcacttttatctggcccctggcagagATTTTCATGCACTTTATTATGCCCTGGCAGCTTTTCCactttatctggcccctggcagtgattataatgcacttttccaacagtgtaccccaggacactcactcagtttacatttagcttttatctggcccctggcagcagatttttcatgcacatttaacagtgtaccccaggtacactcactcagttttGTCCCgaaagaaggaaaatatcaatgatatttttacttttagctttatctggcccctggcagcagatttttcgtgcacttttccaacagggCATCACTCACCCGGTCTGTttgttaaagaaatgagcagtcatttaaagaaaggcagcatcaaaaaaaaggtcttcagccttgatttaaaagaactgagagtagcggatctgcaggttctgggagtttattccagatatgaggagcagagaaactgaaagctgcttcaccctgtttagttccgactctggggacagaaagtagacctgtccagatgacctgagaggtctgggggggtcatagtgtagtagtagacctgtcccagtgacctgagaggtctggggggtcatagtgtagtacagatcagaaatgtattttggacctaaaccgttaagggatttataaactagcagagtactttgaaatcaattctttgagacacaggaagccagtgtaaaacacttcagaactggagtgatgtgaaccAGTCTCtgggtcttagtgaggactggagtgatgtgatccagtctcttggtcttagtgaggactcgagcagcagcgttctgaatcagctgcagctgtctgattgattttttagggagaccagTAACACTTCACACAGAGGACACTTCAAACACAAGACACTTCACACAGAAGACACTTCACACAGAGGAAACTTCACACACAGGACACTTCACACACAGGACACTTCACACAGAGGACACTTCACACACAGGACACTTCACACACAGGACACTTCACACAGAGGACACTTCACACAGAGGACACTTCACACAGAGGACACTTCACACACAGGACACTTCACACACAGGACACTTCACACAGAGGACACTTCACACACAGGACACTTCACACACAGGACACTTCACACACAGGACACTTCACACAGAGGACACTTCACACACAGGACACTTCACACAGAGGACACTTCACACAGAGGACACTTCACACAGAGGACACTTCACACAGAGGAGGGTTaggatacatatatatacatacatatatacatacatatatatacacatatacacacacacacacacacacacatactgtctgcctgcctgtctctctgcctgcatgtctgtctgtgtctcacCTGTATTTCATGAACAGTTGGTCCCCTGCTGCCGTACGTCTGGTTGGAGGTTCGGTACAACGGGTGATCGGCCTTCTCCCTGAGGAAGAAGACATGGTGACAGGAAGCTGagtactagtactactactgctactactacttctgctactactactactacttcggctactactactactgctgctgctactactactactactactactactactactactaatactgctaatactgctactactactagtactgctactactactgctactacttaGTAATACTACAGTAGTAGGCTTGTAAACTGACAACTAGAACACAAGTAACCGTGTAGCTTTAGCTCCGTCCTACCTGTAACCATGGAAACACTCAGGGTGGTTGAAGCGGTGCGGCAGGTTTGGATCCGTCCTGTAAAGGTCGCAGGTTCGATCCCTCTGCTCCTCCATGACTGACTGTTACTACCAACACAGTTACCAACAACACAGGGTTACCATGGAGACGCATGACATCACACCCTGTgtctcagcacacacacacttacacacagacacacacaaactaaaatataaatacatctcaccttcctcttttaaatcaaatcaaatctgtTTGTGTTGCTAGGCAACATGTAAAAAGGAACAGGCTCAGCAGGCCTTAAAGGGTAGATGCTAGATTAGATCTGCTGGGCGTGTTGACGTGCCTTGTTCTGCCTCTGATTAACCCTGTTATTCTTACACTAACCTATCCCCACACCTCGTGGATAAACCTAATTACATCCACACGTCTATCAGATCTGATCTAGCATTTTTCACTTCAGAATGTCTCTGTCAATACTTTCTGTTGCCAGGAAACATCAGCAGTGCTATCCAATCAGGAGCAATCTCAACAGGAAGTAACTGTAGCATCAAAAGGTAGCATCACGCCCACAGAAACAGCACCATCGAAACAGTTGGGGTCCAAATCATTGGGGTCCAAATCATTGGGGTACATCCTTTGGGTCCAAATCATTGGGGTCCAAATCATTGGGGTACATCATTGAGGTGCAAATCAGTGGGGTACAAATCATTGGGGTACATCCTTGGGGTCCAAATCATTGGGGTCCAAATCATTGGGGTACATCATTGGGGTGCAAATCATTGGGGTACAAATCATTGGGGTCCAAATCATTGGGGTACAAATCATTGGGGTACATCCTTGGGGTCCAAATCATTGGGGTCCAAATCATTGGGGTACAAATCATTGGGGTACATCCTTGGGGTCCAAATCATTGGGGTCCAAATCATTGGGGTACAGCATTGCTTAGCAACGTGAACACTGGCGAGATCAGCGCTGCTCAGTCTGGCTTGTTTATTTTCAgtaatttaactttttctcatgaatacattgatatttttatttgatgttCATACTCAGTTCATCAATAGTTTAATAGTTATATATTGAGTGTATCATGTTAGGCTTAGGGTTAACcctggcacctgtgaacaggtattccagcccaggaccattgaactacattcctgtgaggaatcttggagtcatctttgatcaggacatgtcctttaattcccacttaaagcaaatttcaaggatcgcttttttcacctacgtaatattgcaaaaatcaggaatatcctgtctaaaaatgatgcagaaaaaatagtccatgcatttgttacttctaggttggattactgcaattcttgttatcaggctgctcgaaaaatccataaagactctacagctgatccagaatgctgcggcacgtgttctgacgggaacaggaaaagagatcacgtttctcctgttttagcttctctgcattggcttcctgtgaaatctagaatagaatttaaaatccttcttctcacctacaaagctcttcatggtcaggctccatcttatcttaaagagctcatactaccttacaaccctgcgagagcactacgctcccagaatgcagggttactggtggttcctcgAGTccctaaaagtagaacgggagccagagccttcagctatcaggctcctctactgtggaaccaggttccagtctgggtccagggaccagagcgttcagctatcaggctcctctcctgtggaaccaggttccagtttgggtccgggaggcagacaccgtctccacatttaagagtaggcttaagactttcctctttgataaagcttatagttaggacatagaattgaatattgttagggagtgaggagtcgcagcgtccgcctaacccggcccacctgcttctcgtcatagttgtcagatttatctatcatataatcaataatatgataaaactaaagggagacttggcatacagcccaatccggttggggagagttctagcccgaccaggctcctctctttaccctgtctctcctagttatgctgtaatagttttagacagctggggacttcctttgacacactgagctcctctctcctctatatttctatctttccatttgtgtgcatccatggcccagaaatgcttgttactaacccagttactaacctagttactaacctagctctggggagtcattccccggagtccttatgttcttttttccccagcatgttccctcggatcagagaggctccaaaatcagggtagcagctgtcgccatggtcctgctacacgttctgtgatgccatgttcatctgctacactgcagtgccctgctacgtcctgcaacgtcctgcaacgtcctgctacgtcctgctacgtcctgctacgtcctgcaacgtcctgctacatcctgctacgtcctgctacgtcctgcaacgtcctgctacgtcctgctacgtcctgctaggtcctgcaacgtcctgcaacgtcctgctacgtcctgcaacgtcctgctacgtcctgctacgtcctgcaacgtcctgctacgtcctgctacgtcctgctacgtcctgctgtgccttgtaatgcccacagcgtcctgctatgccatgaactactacaaagaactactacaaactactactttttctatttttgttattgccactcttcattaaccccaaccggcccgtcagacaccgcctaccaagagcctgggtctgaccgaggtttctgcctaaaaggaggtttttcctctccactgtggccctgttgctgctctggaggaaactactagaactgttgggtccttgtaaattctggagtgtggtctagacttcctctatctgtaaagtgtctcgagataacacttgttatgaattgatactataaataaaattgaattgaaattgcattccacaattcctctgcattactgggcttggcctcagaaacagcatttctgATGTCACCCCCCACAAGGGTTCTCTTGGACTAAATCCTAGGGATTGGGTaggccactccataacatcaatctggttcatctggaaccaagactttgctacttactggtgtgttttgggtccttgtcttgttgaaagatccatttcaaaaggccttttctTCCTCAGCacaaggcaacatgacctcttcaagtattctgatgtattgaaactgatccatgatccctggtatgtgataaataggcccaacaccacagtatgagaaacatccccctATCACcgtgctttactgtcttcacagtgtattTTGGTTTGcagattctccgaccaatctcccgccccatggtcccctcacttgcaaagaagaccccaaggtatttaaactccttcacttggggtaaggactcactccctacctgaaaaaggcactccattggtttcctgctgagaaccatggcctcagatttagaagTGCTGATCCTCAttccagccgcttcacactcggctgcgaaccaaAGGTCACAGGCCAATGATGCCATTaagaccacatcatctgcaaaaagcggtgatgagatcctgagcccaccgaatTGTAGCAGTCTCCAACCTGTTAACGTAGGTCATCCAGTTTGTTCTTTAGAGATTGTGGGTTGCAGAGAAGCACGGGGGGTAGCGGTAGCTTGGTGGCTCCTTGGATGCGCTGTCTGAGACCGCCTCTCCTACCCCGCTTCCTGACCTTCCTGCCTCGACGGAGGCCCGGTCCATGATGTTGTCGTAACTCCCCAGGCACATCGTGGAGCAGGTCAGGCGACGGTAGCACTCCGCTGTCCCACGGTCCGAGCAGCTCAAACCGACTGTCCATTAGAAAGCTGCTGTTGCTGATAGACCCGTCAGCGGAGCTCCCAATGACTTGGTCAAACATAATTTGCTATGCTagtgactatatatatatatatatatatatatatatatatatatatatatagtcgaAGTCTAATTTAGGCTCATCACCTCTTTGTCTCGTTaatgtgttgtaaaataaagtGAGAACAATATTTATAAATGTTGATATAAAAAACATAGTTTAGTATTAGCGTAGTTACACATTATTATAACCTATTGtcacatttattatttccacTTCCTATATATATTGAAATGAAGGGCGTGGCATCTCCCAGCCTCTGAGCAAACACAGCAAACAGCCTCTGATTTAGAGTatactttaattaaaaagttcAACATACAGGAAATTGAAAAGAGCGTCATCAGCAATCGCACGTCGCAATAAAAAATTCAAGAACTGATCGAAAtcttactgaaataaaaaagtttcACATTTTACACAATCAATAAAAAGCAGGGGGCGGGGCCAGGGCTAAACACTCGGGCTAATCTGGGGGCGGGGCTAATGTCAGCAGGTATACCAGGGGTGGGACTAATGCCAGCAGGTATACAGGGGGCGGGGCTAATGTCAGCAGGTATGTAGGGGGCGGGGCTAATGTCCGAATGTATGCAGGAGTGGGGCTAATGTCAGTAGGTACACAGTGTGCGGGATTAGTGTCAGCAGGTATGCAGTGGGCGGGGCTAATGTCAGCAGGTATGCAGGTATTACAGATACTATTTACAGATTCATCTTCAgtatttttctctttaaactttaaagttTTGTTTCAGTCGTCAGgatgaaacaaacacattttaacattcacttttaagtttttacattttgagtttcatatttgatttaaaacacCAGTAAACTGATCTGAGGTCAGTGAATCCGAAAAACATTTGAACTACTAAATTGCAGAAAATCTTCATAAGAACAAGtttaaattcattattttgaGCTCAAACATGGAATAAAGTTATG
It encodes the following:
- the pierce1 gene encoding piercer of microtubule wall 2 protein, encoding MEEQRDRTCDLYRTDPNLPHRFNHPECFHGYREKADHPLYRTSNQTYGSRGPTVHEIQTQFKGSSRRFLEAMLQSGMSEIMVSTCP